From the genome of Sphingobacterium sp. UGAL515B_05:
TGTATTGGAAAAATTGCTGTACAATCAATTTCTGACGAAAACCGACGAAACGGTATTAAAAGGATCCGACGTATTGGTTTATCTGCGTGGCGGACGTCAAACAAGTTTTATTAGACGTGCGACAGGTTTAGACGCAATTAAAAAACTTGTGGCTGATTATAAAAATGAACTGGAACTGCAACAAAATAGCTTTGATTACCCCGTTAGCTATAGCTTAAGAGGTCTCGATTCCTATGGGCATCTGAAATTCTGGTACTCTTATGATTTTCTCGTTCGTGAGGAGAAGGAATGATTTTTAATTAAGTGTATAGATAATTAAAGGTTTTTTTTACATTTGGGCTATTGTCGCAAACGGCATTATAGCGTTGTTTTTGTCTATCTATTTTGAACAAGGCATAACCATTAGCCTTTTTGCCTAAATACCATTATTAGCTATAAACAATTATTAAAGAAGAACTATGGAAGAAACAATTAAGACATTGATCTACGTTCACGCATTTTTTGGTGGGGTAGGTTTGATTACTGGCCTGATGAGTGTGGCAATAAAGAAGGGGGGAGCGGGGCATAAAAAAATGGGGATCATATTTTCCTATGCGATGGTGATTAGTTCTTTAATTTCTCTCGTAATTGCGAGGATGCCGGGCCACGAGAACATATTTTTATTTTTGATCGGTATTTTTACTATCTACCTCATTCTGGCGGGTAACCGTGCTTTGACTTTGCGCAGTAAGATTAAAGAACAGGCCGATTGGAAAGACAAACTGATTTCCGGCACAATGCTTCTTGTATCGGCCGGTATGTTATGTCTTGGTCTAATTGGATTGGTACAACAAGTAGGCAATTCGATTTTATATGTTTTTTTTGGTGGTTTTGGTGCATTTATGAGTATTCGGGATTTTCAGTTATTCAAAAGTTTCAAAGAAAAGAAAAATGCCTGGCTGGTGAGTCACCTAGGTCGTATGGTAGGCGCTTTGATTGCATCAGTCACTGCGTTTTTAGTTGCAGGCATTCAGCTTGGTTCCACGCTCGTTTGGGTTATGCCAACGATATTAGGTACCTTATATATTATTTATACCAGTCGAACTTTGAACGGAGGAACGCAAGTTGCTACAGAAAAATAGAATTACTATAAAACTAAAGGGGTTTCCATACAATATTATATGGAAACCCCTTTCGTTTTATACGTTGTTAAAACGAAGCGGATTACCAGCCTGGATTTTGTTTCAGTTTGGGATTCAAAGTTAATCGGCTCGTTGGGATTGGAAGTAAATAATCCTGTTTTTGATCCAATCCAACGCAATAGCACTTGGTTCTGCGGATGCTGAAAGGCTTGTGTTGTGCCCTAGTAAAGGAAATAGACAATACTCAAACGGTTTTCCTTGAACTTTTAGTGCATTTAGATTTCCTATAGATAATCCTACAGGTATTTGGATATCTCTGGATCCAAAAAGCCAGAGACCGGGCGTTGATATCGTTTTGAGCGATGTTATCGGATCGGTATTTGTAAACTGATAACGATCTGGATCATTCTCGATGTGTTGACGAGCCTCGGATTCCGTATGTTTATCCCAAAAATCATTTCTTCCATTGGTGAAGAACTGGAATCGGAGTTGTTCTCGTGCAGGGATAACAGCACCACTATACATTACAAAAAAGTCGACCAACGGATTTTGCTGAGTCGCCAAGGGAATGATCCAACCCGCCTGGCTAAATCCCAGTAATCCCATTGGAATGTTCGGATTTTCCAGTTGCTGATGGAATACTTGTACCGCTGCTCGTGCATCTTTGGCGAGTAGATTGAGATTAGCGGAATCGATATTATTGGTACCGACTTCAGGACCAGCATAAGTTCCCTCAGATTTTCCCGCTCCGCGCTTGTCATATGTAAATACAGCAATGCCATTTTTCGCTAAAAATGAGGCAAATTCCATCATCCTGGCTTCTTTTCCTGAGCC
Proteins encoded in this window:
- a CDS encoding RagB/SusD family nutrient uptake outer membrane protein; translation: MSISFTRAQHKPFSIRRTKCYCVGLDQKQDYLLPIPTSRLTLNPKLKQNPGW